From the genome of Bacteroides sp. MSB163, one region includes:
- a CDS encoding TrpB-like pyridoxal phosphate-dependent enzyme translates to MSNKTKRYFLPEEEIPHYWYNIQADMVNKPMPPLHPGTKQPLKAEDLYPIFAQELCKQELNQTDKWIEIPEEVREMYKYYRSTPLVRAYGLEKALGTPAHIYFKNESVSPMGSHKLNSAIPQAYYCKKEGVTNVTTETGAGQWGASLAYAARLFGLEAAVYQVKISYEQKPYRRSIMQTFGAQVTPSPSMSTRAGKDILTAHPNYQGSLGTAISEAIELAQTTPNCKYTLGSVLSHVALHQTVIGLEAEKQMEMAGEYPDMVIACFGGGSNFGGIAFPFMRHKILEGKQTRFIAAEPASCPKLTRGKFQYDFGDEAGYTPLLPMYTLGHNFAPANIHAGGLRYHGAGVIVSQLLKDGLMEAVDIKQLESFEAGCLFAQAEGIIPAPESCHAIAAAIREANKCKETGEEKVILFNLSGHGLIDMASYDKYLSGDLVNYELTDQDIQKNLDEIGSLA, encoded by the coding sequence ATGAGCAACAAGACAAAAAGATATTTCCTCCCGGAAGAGGAAATACCACATTATTGGTACAATATACAGGCAGATATGGTAAACAAACCGATGCCTCCGCTTCATCCCGGTACCAAACAACCACTGAAAGCCGAAGATTTATATCCTATCTTTGCACAGGAACTGTGCAAACAGGAACTGAATCAGACCGATAAGTGGATCGAGATTCCCGAAGAAGTACGCGAAATGTACAAATATTATCGTAGTACTCCACTGGTTCGTGCCTATGGACTGGAAAAAGCATTGGGTACTCCGGCACATATCTATTTTAAGAATGAAAGTGTCAGCCCAATGGGTTCACACAAACTGAATTCTGCCATCCCCCAGGCTTATTATTGCAAGAAAGAAGGAGTAACCAACGTTACCACTGAAACCGGTGCCGGACAATGGGGAGCTTCGCTGGCTTACGCCGCCCGTCTGTTTGGACTGGAAGCTGCCGTTTACCAAGTGAAAATCAGTTATGAGCAAAAACCTTACCGCCGCAGCATCATGCAGACATTCGGCGCACAGGTTACACCGTCTCCGTCTATGTCCACACGTGCAGGAAAAGATATCCTGACGGCTCACCCCAACTACCAGGGTTCATTGGGAACCGCTATTTCAGAAGCCATCGAACTGGCCCAAACTACACCAAATTGTAAATATACATTAGGATCTGTATTGAGCCATGTAGCTCTGCACCAGACTGTAATCGGTTTGGAAGCCGAAAAGCAGATGGAAATGGCGGGAGAGTATCCTGATATGGTAATTGCTTGTTTTGGTGGTGGCTCTAACTTCGGTGGTATCGCATTCCCATTCATGCGCCACAAGATTCTGGAAGGTAAGCAAACACGTTTCATTGCTGCCGAACCGGCTTCTTGCCCGAAACTGACACGTGGTAAATTCCAATATGATTTCGGTGACGAAGCAGGATACACTCCGCTACTGCCTATGTACACACTGGGACATAACTTTGCTCCCGCTAATATTCATGCAGGTGGATTGCGTTACCACGGTGCAGGCGTCATCGTTTCTCAACTATTGAAAGACGGTCTGATGGAAGCTGTAGACATCAAACAACTGGAATCATTCGAAGCCGGCTGTTTATTTGCCCAAGCTGAAGGTATCATTCCCGCACCGGAATCTTGCCACGCTATTGCTGCCGCCATCCGCGAAGCAAACAAATGCAAGGAAACAGGTGAAGAGAAAGTAATCCTGTTCAACCTCTCCGGTCACGGATTGATTGACATGGCTTCATACGATAAATATCTCTCCGGCGACCTCGTAAACTACGAGCTGACCGATCAGGATATTCAGAAGAATCTGGATGAAATAGGCAGTCTGGCGTAA
- a CDS encoding potassium channel family protein, with the protein MKYIIIGLGNYGHMLAEELSVLGHEVIGADVSASRVDSIKEKIATAFVLDATDEQALAALPLSGVDVVIVAIGENFGASIRVVALLKQQKVAHIYARAIDNVHRSVLEAFDLERILTPEEDAARGLVHLLEFGSNMETFRVDTDYYVVKFTVPEKMIGYYANELNLDKEFGLKLLALKRAKTLKNCLGISFTEHDVMNELPENDQVQAGDELVCYGRYKDFQKFWKAM; encoded by the coding sequence ATGAAGTATATTATTATCGGTTTAGGGAATTACGGACACATGCTTGCCGAAGAACTGTCGGTATTGGGACACGAAGTAATTGGGGCGGATGTGAGTGCAAGCCGCGTAGACAGTATCAAAGAAAAGATTGCTACGGCTTTTGTGCTGGATGCAACAGATGAACAGGCACTTGCCGCTCTCCCCTTGAGTGGTGTGGATGTGGTAATTGTGGCTATTGGCGAGAATTTTGGTGCTTCTATTCGTGTGGTGGCTTTGCTGAAACAACAAAAAGTGGCTCATATTTATGCGCGGGCCATTGATAATGTCCATCGTTCCGTGCTTGAGGCTTTTGATTTGGAACGGATTCTTACTCCGGAGGAAGATGCAGCCCGTGGTTTGGTGCATTTGTTGGAGTTTGGCTCCAATATGGAAACCTTCCGGGTAGATACGGATTACTATGTGGTGAAGTTCACTGTGCCGGAGAAGATGATAGGATATTATGCTAATGAGTTGAATCTGGATAAGGAATTCGGCTTGAAACTGTTGGCGCTGAAGCGTGCCAAGACCTTGAAAAACTGTCTGGGTATTTCATTTACCGAACATGATGTGATGAATGAATTGCCTGAAAATGACCAGGTACAGGCGGGTGATGAATTGGTTTGTTACGGACGCTACAAAGACTTCCAGAAGTTCTGGAAAGCGATGTAA
- a CDS encoding winged helix-turn-helix transcriptional regulator encodes MNRIDIQNSSYADCPIRMILSRISDKWSILTLFTLTQAPVMRFNELQKTIPDISQKMLTVTLRTLEEDGLVKRKIYAQVPPKVEYSLTDRAMSLLPHINSLISWAQENMNDILDDRKSYRKE; translated from the coding sequence ATGAATAGAATAGATATACAAAATAGCTCTTATGCCGATTGTCCTATCCGAATGATACTATCACGAATCAGTGATAAATGGTCGATACTGACGCTCTTCACACTGACGCAGGCACCCGTCATGCGGTTCAATGAACTGCAAAAGACAATACCTGACATATCACAAAAGATGCTGACGGTTACTCTACGCACACTAGAAGAAGACGGACTTGTGAAAAGGAAAATCTATGCACAAGTCCCTCCTAAAGTGGAATACTCGCTGACAGATAGAGCCATGTCGTTATTGCCCCATATAAACTCCTTAATTTCATGGGCGCAAGAAAATATGAATGATATATTGGATGACAGAAAATCTTATAGGAAAGAGTGA
- a CDS encoding TrkH family potassium uptake protein produces MKIYHKFLLYQNKWIHPYTRIILGGVTYIAYLASILLIMGVVYEHGFTISEHEASQLQTLYRFVWGVFLSEVTLRLLLEYRDTKRTFKKLTWILIALLYLTLIPVVFHRPEEEGAILHFWEILNGKPYHIVLLLIFSFLNLSNGLVRVLGRRTNPSLILAGSFLIIILIGTGLLMLPRCTVSGISWVDSLFISTSAVCVTGLTSVDVASTFTTSGFVVIILLIQIGGLGVMTLTSFFAMFFMGNTSFYNQLVVRDMVSSNSLNSLLSTLLYILGFTLAIEGVGMLAIWSDIHGTMGMTFEEEVAFSVFHAISAFCNAGFSTLPGNLGNPLVMTGHNPFLIYISLLIILGGIGFPILVNFKDIVLHHLRRIWKFLHTWEWDRHRFYHLYNLNTRIVLIMTFLLLVFGTVLIAVFEWNNAFAGMSVADKWTQAFFNATCPRTAGFTSVDLASLGVQSVLVYIFLMWVGGAAQSTAGGIKVNAFAVVVLNLVAVLRGTERVEVFGRELSYDSIRRSNATVVMSIGVLFVFVFILTIWEPQASVMALLFECVSALSTVGSSLNLTPTLGDNSKLLVALLMFIGRVGLITLMLGIIKQKKHTKYQYPSGQIIIN; encoded by the coding sequence ATGAAGATTTATCATAAATTCTTGTTGTATCAGAATAAATGGATTCATCCGTACACTCGGATCATTCTTGGAGGGGTGACTTATATAGCCTACCTGGCTTCTATTCTGTTAATTATGGGAGTGGTATATGAACACGGCTTTACTATTTCCGAACATGAGGCTTCTCAACTGCAAACACTCTATCGGTTTGTATGGGGTGTTTTCCTGTCTGAAGTCACTTTGCGCCTGTTATTGGAATACAGGGACACAAAGCGTACTTTTAAGAAATTGACGTGGATATTGATTGCCTTGCTTTACCTCACCCTTATCCCTGTTGTTTTCCATCGACCGGAAGAGGAGGGAGCTATTCTGCATTTTTGGGAAATATTGAATGGAAAGCCCTATCATATAGTGCTTTTGTTGATCTTCTCTTTCCTTAATTTATCCAATGGCTTGGTCAGGGTGCTGGGACGGCGAACGAATCCTTCTTTGATTCTGGCTGGTAGTTTCCTGATAATCATCCTTATTGGAACAGGTTTGCTAATGCTGCCCCGATGTACGGTGAGCGGTATTTCGTGGGTGGACTCGTTGTTTATTTCTACCAGTGCGGTTTGTGTCACGGGGTTGACTTCGGTAGATGTAGCGTCTACTTTTACTACATCCGGTTTTGTGGTGATTATCCTGCTGATACAGATTGGCGGCTTGGGGGTAATGACATTGACCAGTTTCTTTGCGATGTTCTTTATGGGAAATACATCCTTTTATAATCAGTTGGTGGTTCGTGATATGGTCAGTTCCAATTCGTTGAATTCGTTACTTTCCACTTTGTTGTACATATTGGGATTCACGTTGGCTATTGAAGGTGTCGGTATGCTTGCCATCTGGAGTGATATTCACGGTACGATGGGGATGACGTTTGAGGAAGAAGTGGCGTTCTCGGTCTTTCATGCTATTTCCGCATTCTGTAATGCCGGTTTCTCCACGTTGCCCGGAAATCTAGGTAATCCGCTGGTGATGACAGGGCATAATCCGTTCCTTATCTATATATCACTGTTGATAATTCTGGGGGGTATAGGTTTTCCGATATTAGTGAATTTCAAAGATATAGTACTCCATCATTTGCGTCGCATCTGGAAATTCCTGCATACGTGGGAGTGGGACAGACATCGTTTTTATCATCTGTATAATCTGAATACACGGATTGTGCTGATTATGACTTTCCTGTTATTGGTGTTTGGTACGGTGCTTATCGCTGTTTTTGAGTGGAATAATGCTTTTGCCGGTATGTCAGTTGCTGATAAATGGACACAGGCGTTCTTTAATGCGACCTGTCCGCGTACTGCCGGGTTTACAAGTGTGGACCTGGCTTCTCTGGGAGTACAGAGTGTATTGGTTTATATCTTCCTGATGTGGGTAGGTGGCGCTGCGCAGTCCACGGCGGGTGGTATCAAGGTGAATGCGTTTGCAGTAGTTGTTCTGAATCTGGTTGCCGTGTTGCGTGGTACGGAGCGGGTGGAAGTATTTGGCCGTGAACTGTCTTACGATTCCATTCGCCGTTCCAATGCGACGGTGGTGATGTCTATCGGTGTTTTGTTTGTATTTGTGTTTATTCTGACAATCTGGGAACCTCAGGCATCTGTCATGGCACTTCTGTTTGAGTGTGTGTCGGCGTTGAGTACGGTAGGTTCCAGTCTGAATCTTACTCCGACTTTGGGGGATAATAGTAAGTTGCTTGTTGCTCTTCTGATGTTCATCGGACGTGTGGGACTGATTACACTGATGTTGGGTATCATTAAGCAAAAAAAGCATACAAAATATCAGTATCCGAGTGGGCAGATCATTATAAATTAG